Sequence from the Pseudomonas sp. 7SR1 genome:
CAGCCGAGGCTCATAGCAGTCGAGAGCAACGCCGAAGGCCTTGGACATCTGCTCTACACGGCGTATGTCACGATCTCCACCAGTGCCGGACTGAAGATCCTTGGTGAAGTGCATGTCGCCAAACTTGAGGATGATCGCGTCGTAGTTGCGCAGTGCGCTCTGCATGCTCTTGATCTGGATTCCAGTGATTTCCATCGTCTTGCCTCCTCTGATTTCCAATGCCGCCTCATAGAAGCGGCATCAGTAAATCTGTGGGTGTTGCTTCTCCACCACGCGCATCGCCGGAGTCCTCTCGCTGCCCGCTGCCGCATCTGGCGTCACATCGGGTGGCTTGCGTGGTTTCGCGTACTCACATGTGGGAGCACGGCCAGTCCCAGAGCTGGCATGGCATCGACTATTTGTTGCTCGCACTTACCGGATGAAACCCGGGGTAGTCGATGGCGAGGATCCTGAGCTGTTAAAGAGCGGCGGGTCTGTTTAGGCCCTGGCGCCTCGGTGTTCTGTGGCGCTGAGGTGAAATTTAGCCTCAAGCTAAAGTGACGTCAATAGCGTTGAGCTAAATTATTTTCGCCGGGCGATAAACAGCTTGCTGAAGCGCCTTGCCAGTGGCCGCGGCTTTTCGCTTCGTTTAGCACTGAGCTATGATCTCGATAAGGCTGTACGCATATACAGTATTGGAGATAACAAATGGCAGCAGTACTAGAAGACAACTTAATGACCGCGTCCCCCGAATTGACCGGACTGGAGCGCCTGGGCCTGCGCGTATCAGCGATGATCAACTCACCGATAGCGCAGTTGGGGAGGAGGGTGCTGATTCACCGCCTGGACTCCGACAGCGATCAGGATTGGGAGCGGATCATGGAGTTGCTTTCGGAAACCGACGGCCTGGACATGACGTTCTGTGATGACGGGTCGGTGATCCTGCAGTGGGGGGCTGCTACGGATGACGATCGGGTGATTGAGAGGGAGGTGGACCTGGATCTTGTCCGACACGAGAGGGGGTGCCTTTTTAGCTGTGATGGGCCTTTAGCTGACCCACCACCTGAGCCAATCTAAGCTTCCGTCGGTTCGGCTACAGTGCTACGAGTGGTGAGGCCTGCCAATAGCTCATCTTTAGTGACTGATGAAAGGTCAGCTCGCTGAGTTTTCAGATTTTCTAATAAGTAATCATTAGTAAGTTCAAATTCATCAAAAATTCTGGGCCAGGTTTTGATATAGGTCTTGATCTTGGAAGTAGAGGTTACCAAGCCTGGCTCACCATGAACCTTAGAGGTATCTAGGCGATTTTGGATTCCAAACGCTTCACTTGAAATGCTACGGCCAATGAGAAGTAACTCGAACCGAGTTAAATCACTGTTAAAAGCAGGGTATCTACTCAAAATTGAAGCATACGTGTCCAGTTGTTGTAGGTGTTTGTCATTCAAGGCCACGCCGGGGCGCTTGATTTCTACTATGACGCAACGGAAATATTTTCTGCCGCTTGGGTCGATCTGAGGCTGTCTTCGGACAAGCAGCAAGTCTACCTGCTTTTTCGCTCCTTCAATTTCTACCCCCTCAGCGAGGTCGCCCACATCTACCCTCTCAATCTCTTTAATGGTTGCGCGAAGATTTCGAGTGGTTTCCGTAAAGCTCGCCTCTTCAGCCCCTAGGATTTCGTACGAGGCTCCAAATAACCATGTGTTACTTTCGATTACGGCCTGAAGGTCAGGGGTCTCGCGAACTGTGGCATAATGAGTGTTCATGATTTCCTTAATCTGGGAAATCGCCAACTCTCGATTTTGCAGGATTTCAATGGTGTTTATGATGTTGTCGAGCTTTGTTTTTTTGAGCTGGTCGGCAAGTTTTGTCATGGCGGCGGCATCTAAATTTAGAATGCTTTCTAAGATTTCAAATATGCCGCTATTTTCGTTCGAAACGGAAAGTCTGTCTAATAATCTTATGATTAGTCGGCGCTGTTTTTTATTATTTCCTACTAGTAAGCTTGGTTCGCGAATTAATACGGCCTTAACGATGTCTTTTACATGTGACAAGCGCCATTTTGATTCTTGAGGATCCAGATTGGGATATTCTGGGAAGTCGCCGTCCTCTTCAAACTGGGATACGTGCTTTTCAGCTTGTTTGATAAGGAATTCAGCATACATGCGCTTCGCAAATACGCCAATTTCACTCTCTAGGTCCTTGAACTGACTGCTTACAAGGAATGCCCCAATTGGTTCGTGAATAGATTCGCTATCGTCGCTGTATCGGTCGAATAGCGCGGACCTCACATAGATTGATGAGTAATACCCTCGTTTACGATTGAGGCTACTGTGGAATTTATAAAGAATTTTACTATTGGTGTTGATTAGGTGAATAAATGACTTTTCAGAGCCAGGTTTCTCTTTCCAGTGAAGGAGCTTCACCTCAAATAAATCGCCCTTAGAATTCACCTTGACTTCATATAAGTCATGGTCTTGCGGTATTACAATGGCGCCATTCACGCGCAAAGACTTATGTGGCATCAAAGCAAGTTGTGCGCC
This genomic interval carries:
- a CDS encoding ATP-binding protein produces the protein MSANFISQDFSGSNTITHSGILKHFKTVEPVQALAELVWNGFDAGASFVNISIESNDIDGTELLTILDNGKGINFKSPQDNFRRFNDSLKKDSYDTHGSHGRGRLAFHKICNTATWFTRYEGDNAIIRVSSSNLSDIEGRTIPTADQHSFLDGIDSGTCVVLSDFKNNFPNQDFIISEFRRIFGAQLALMPHKSLRVNGAIVIPQDHDLYEVKVNSKGDLFEVKLLHWKEKPGSEKSFIHLINTNSKILYKFHSSLNRKRGYYSSIYVRSALFDRYSDDSESIHEPIGAFLVSSQFKDLESEIGVFAKRMYAEFLIKQAEKHVSQFEEDGDFPEYPNLDPQESKWRLSHVKDIVKAVLIREPSLLVGNNKKQRRLIIRLLDRLSVSNENSGIFEILESILNLDAAAMTKLADQLKKTKLDNIINTIEILQNRELAISQIKEIMNTHYATVRETPDLQAVIESNTWLFGASYEILGAEEASFTETTRNLRATIKEIERVDVGDLAEGVEIEGAKKQVDLLLVRRQPQIDPSGRKYFRCVIVEIKRPGVALNDKHLQQLDTYASILSRYPAFNSDLTRFELLLIGRSISSEAFGIQNRLDTSKVHGEPGLVTSTSKIKTYIKTWPRIFDEFELTNDYLLENLKTQRADLSSVTKDELLAGLTTRSTVAEPTEA
- a CDS encoding DUF1654 domain-containing protein: MAAVLEDNLMTASPELTGLERLGLRVSAMINSPIAQLGRRVLIHRLDSDSDQDWERIMELLSETDGLDMTFCDDGSVILQWGAATDDDRVIEREVDLDLVRHERGCLFSCDGPLADPPPEPI